One Nostoc punctiforme PCC 73102 DNA window includes the following coding sequences:
- a CDS encoding DnaJ C-terminal domain-containing protein, with product MVAATDFKDYYEILGVSKNATPEDIKKAYRKLARKYHPDLNPNDKQAEARFKEINEANEVLSDPAKRQKYDQYGQYWQQAAAGAPPPRGAGTQGYDFSQYSNFNDFIDELLGGLGRSGGRTRQRGANYRTTRRPEGFRDYVDFGYGEDPSSRFTDIPAQDTEAAIALTFSEAFHGTQKRLQIDGETITVRIPPGVKPGSRIRVKGKGQMSPFNQQRGDLYLSIELLPHPFFKFEGDNLACEVPVSPEEAVLGAQIDVPTPDGKVTMKIPAGVDSGQALRLRGKGWRDPKGNRTALIVRLKIVTPKDLSPQERECYEKLRQVSSFNPRQGLEEVRL from the coding sequence ATGGTTGCAGCAACCGATTTCAAAGATTATTACGAAATTCTGGGTGTCAGTAAGAACGCCACTCCGGAGGATATCAAAAAAGCCTACCGGAAATTGGCACGGAAATATCACCCGGACTTAAATCCTAACGATAAGCAAGCCGAAGCGCGGTTCAAAGAAATTAACGAAGCTAATGAAGTGCTGTCCGACCCAGCAAAACGCCAGAAGTATGACCAGTATGGTCAGTACTGGCAACAGGCTGCGGCGGGTGCACCTCCACCCAGAGGGGCGGGTACACAAGGCTATGACTTTAGCCAGTATAGCAACTTTAATGATTTCATTGATGAATTGCTGGGAGGGTTAGGTCGCAGTGGCGGTCGTACAAGGCAGCGCGGAGCTAATTATCGCACTACAAGAAGACCAGAAGGATTCCGGGACTACGTAGATTTTGGGTATGGAGAAGACCCCTCCAGCCGCTTCACTGATATTCCCGCACAGGATACGGAAGCGGCGATCGCTCTCACTTTTTCTGAAGCATTTCATGGTACACAGAAGCGCCTACAAATTGATGGGGAAACCATCACTGTTCGTATTCCGCCGGGTGTGAAACCGGGAAGCCGCATTCGGGTAAAAGGCAAAGGACAGATGAGTCCTTTTAACCAGCAACGCGGCGATCTTTATCTGTCGATTGAATTATTGCCTCATCCTTTCTTCAAATTTGAGGGCGACAATCTTGCCTGTGAAGTACCTGTCAGCCCAGAAGAAGCAGTGCTTGGCGCACAAATAGATGTTCCTACGCCCGATGGCAAGGTAACGATGAAGATTCCGGCTGGTGTGGATTCCGGCCAAGCACTGCGGCTACGTGGCAAGGGCTGGCGCGATCCAAAAGGCAATCGTACCGCTTTGATTGTGCGGTTAAAAATTGTAACACCCAAAGATTTGAGTCCCCAAGAAAGAGAGTGCTATGAAAAATTGCGACAAGTTAGCAGTTTTAATCCCCGTCAAGGCTTAGAAGAGGTGCGGTTATGA
- a CDS encoding chaperone modulator CbpM, which translates to MISNLSLSSVVWSEAGDRLYSFEQVAYLTQTSVLLLERFARLGLIEPVGIMLRRQDMFRVVQIQRLHRDLNLNWVGAAMVLDMVTEIDQLKAQLRAYRAELQIRN; encoded by the coding sequence ATGATTTCTAACCTGAGCTTGTCTAGTGTGGTTTGGTCAGAAGCAGGCGATCGCCTTTATAGTTTCGAACAAGTCGCTTACCTCACCCAAACCTCGGTTTTATTACTAGAACGATTTGCCCGCCTGGGACTAATTGAACCTGTAGGAATCATGCTGCGCCGACAGGATATGTTTCGCGTTGTGCAGATTCAAAGGTTGCACCGCGATCTGAACTTGAATTGGGTCGGAGCAGCAATGGTGCTAGATATGGTAACTGAAATTGACCAACTCAAGGCGCAACTGCGTGCCTACCGTGCTGAATTACAAATTCGTAATTAA
- the clpB gene encoding ATP-dependent chaperone ClpB yields the protein MQPTNPEQFTEKAWEALVRTPEIAKQFQHQQIESEHLMLALLEQEGLASSIFNKAGVNVQKLHERTIDFINRQPKVSGASSGSVYIGHSLERLLDRAEQYRKEFGDEYISIEHLILAFAKDDRFGKGLFQEFGLDEKKLRNIIQQIRGSQKVTDQNPEVKYEALEKYGRDLTQLAHEGILDPVIGRDEEIRRTIQILSRRTKNNPVLIGEPGVGKTAIVEGLAQRIVSGDVPESLRVGIAGRRHRKLIALDMGALIAGAKYRGEFEERLKAVLKEIQEAQGQIVLFIDEIHTVVGAGATQGSMDASNLLKPMLARGELRCIGATTLDEYRKYIEKDAALERRFQQVYVDQPSVEDTISILRGLKERYELHHGVKISDSALVAAATLSARYISDRFLPDKAIDLVDEAAAKLKMEITSKPEELDEIDRKILQLEMERLSLQKETDSASRERLERLERELAELKERQDALNAQWQAEKQIIDRIRQIRQEIERVNVEIQQAERDYDLNRAAELKYSKLTELQRQLKEAEARLAQIQTSGKSLLREEVTEADIAEIISKWTGIPVSRLVESEMQKLLHLEEELHKRVIGQDEAVRAVADAIQRSRAGLADPNRPIASFIFLGPTGVGKTELAKALAEYLFDTEDALVRIDMSEYMEKHAVARLIGAPPGYVGYEEGGQLTEAIRRRPYSVILFDEIEKAHPDVFNVLLQILDDGRLTDSQGRTVDFKNTIAIMTSNIGSIYILDVAGDDSKYEQMRDRVMEAVRESFRPEFLNRIDEIIIFHSLRKDELREIVKLQVQRLEERLRERKLSLKISDQALDWIVQVGYDPVYGARPLKRAIQRELETPIAKAILRGEFHEGDTIYVHVEHERLVLKRLSPELVNA from the coding sequence ATGCAACCAACAAATCCCGAGCAATTTACCGAAAAAGCCTGGGAAGCCCTTGTTCGTACTCCCGAAATTGCCAAACAGTTTCAGCATCAGCAGATTGAGAGCGAACATTTGATGCTAGCGCTACTGGAACAGGAAGGACTCGCCAGTTCTATTTTCAACAAAGCCGGGGTAAATGTTCAAAAACTACACGAGCGCACTATCGACTTCATCAACCGTCAGCCCAAAGTATCGGGGGCTAGCAGTGGTTCGGTATACATCGGACACAGTTTAGAGAGGCTGCTCGATCGCGCCGAACAATACCGCAAAGAGTTTGGTGATGAATATATTTCTATTGAACATTTAATACTTGCCTTTGCCAAAGACGATCGCTTTGGTAAAGGGTTGTTTCAAGAATTTGGACTGGATGAAAAAAAACTCCGCAACATCATTCAACAGATTCGAGGGAGTCAAAAAGTGACAGATCAAAACCCGGAAGTTAAATATGAAGCGCTAGAAAAATACGGGCGCGATTTAACCCAATTGGCACATGAGGGCATACTCGACCCAGTGATTGGACGAGATGAAGAAATTCGCCGCACGATTCAAATCCTTTCTCGTCGGACTAAAAATAACCCCGTGCTGATTGGTGAACCCGGTGTCGGTAAAACGGCAATTGTAGAAGGATTAGCGCAGCGCATTGTCAGTGGTGATGTCCCGGAATCATTGCGCGTTGGCATAGCCGGCCGTAGGCATCGCAAACTAATAGCTTTAGACATGGGTGCGTTAATTGCCGGAGCCAAATACCGGGGAGAATTTGAAGAACGCCTGAAAGCTGTCTTAAAAGAAATCCAAGAAGCACAGGGACAAATCGTCTTGTTCATTGACGAAATTCACACTGTAGTTGGTGCGGGTGCAACGCAAGGATCGATGGATGCTAGCAACTTGCTCAAGCCGATGCTCGCTCGCGGCGAACTGCGCTGTATTGGTGCCACCACGCTAGATGAATACCGCAAGTACATTGAAAAAGATGCGGCTTTGGAACGTCGTTTTCAGCAGGTATATGTCGATCAGCCCAGTGTGGAAGATACCATCTCAATTCTGCGCGGTTTGAAAGAGCGCTACGAGTTACACCACGGCGTGAAGATTTCTGATAGTGCGTTAGTTGCGGCAGCTACTCTGTCTGCGAGATATATTAGCGATCGCTTCCTACCCGACAAAGCTATTGATTTGGTGGATGAAGCTGCGGCTAAACTAAAAATGGAAATTACTTCCAAACCAGAAGAATTAGACGAAATCGATCGCAAAATTCTGCAACTGGAAATGGAGCGGCTGTCACTGCAAAAAGAAACAGACAGTGCTTCCAGAGAGCGTTTAGAACGGCTGGAGAGAGAACTTGCAGAGTTAAAAGAACGCCAAGATGCCCTCAATGCTCAATGGCAAGCAGAGAAGCAAATCATCGATCGCATTCGCCAAATTAGACAAGAGATTGAGCGTGTCAATGTAGAAATTCAGCAAGCCGAACGCGATTACGACCTCAACCGGGCAGCAGAATTGAAATACAGCAAACTCACTGAGCTGCAACGACAACTAAAAGAAGCCGAAGCGCGACTAGCCCAAATCCAGACTAGCGGTAAATCTCTGTTGCGCGAAGAAGTCACCGAAGCTGACATTGCCGAAATTATCTCCAAGTGGACGGGTATTCCGGTGAGCAGACTGGTTGAATCGGAAATGCAAAAACTCTTGCATCTGGAAGAAGAGCTACATAAACGTGTGATTGGTCAGGACGAAGCTGTAAGAGCTGTTGCCGATGCAATTCAACGTTCCCGTGCTGGGTTGGCAGACCCGAATCGTCCCATTGCTAGCTTTATTTTCTTAGGCCCGACCGGGGTGGGAAAAACAGAACTGGCAAAAGCTTTAGCGGAATATCTGTTTGATACCGAAGATGCACTGGTGCGGATCGATATGTCCGAATACATGGAGAAACACGCTGTTGCCCGTCTCATCGGTGCGCCTCCAGGTTACGTGGGCTATGAAGAAGGCGGACAACTCACCGAAGCGATTCGCCGCCGACCTTATTCTGTAATTCTGTTTGACGAAATTGAGAAAGCTCATCCTGATGTATTCAACGTCCTGCTGCAAATCCTGGATGATGGTCGCCTAACTGATTCTCAGGGACGCACAGTAGATTTTAAAAATACGATCGCGATTATGACCAGCAATATTGGTTCAATATACATTTTGGATGTGGCAGGAGACGATAGCAAGTACGAACAAATGCGCGATCGCGTCATGGAAGCAGTGCGAGAAAGTTTCCGCCCCGAATTCCTCAACCGCATTGATGAAATCATTATTTTCCACAGCTTGCGGAAGGACGAGTTGCGCGAAATTGTCAAACTACAAGTGCAGCGTTTAGAGGAGCGACTGCGCGAGCGTAAACTCTCGCTCAAAATCTCCGACCAGGCTCTCGATTGGATTGTTCAGGTCGGTTATGACCCAGTTTACGGTGCTCGTCCCCTGAAGCGGGCGATTCAGCGAGAACTAGAAACTCCGATTGCCAAAGCGATTCTACGCGGCGAGTTCCACGAAGGTGACACAATCTACGTCCATGTGGAACACGAACGACTGGTGTTGAAGCGCTTATCACCTGAACTGGTCAATGCTTAG
- a CDS encoding HdeD family acid-resistance protein codes for MTSEDFRETRTNSALPIVLGVLMILLGIAAIAEPFIATIAITIVFSWTLIIAGIVRIVHAFQSRHKRGFWTTLVVGILYVIGGILLISNIFGAALSLTLAFGFIIFIEGVLEVIAAFEMRRDPNWGWVLFSGIMAIILGIFILYQWPVSAVWVLGVFVGINFLLTGVWMIMLSLASRSLPDHRARV; via the coding sequence ATGACTTCTGAAGATTTTAGAGAAACCAGAACAAATTCAGCATTGCCAATTGTCTTAGGTGTTTTGATGATTCTGCTGGGAATTGCAGCGATCGCAGAACCATTTATTGCCACTATTGCCATCACAATCGTATTCTCCTGGACTTTAATTATTGCTGGCATCGTCCGAATTGTTCATGCATTTCAATCACGTCACAAACGAGGCTTCTGGACAACACTAGTAGTTGGTATTCTATACGTAATTGGTGGGATTTTGTTGATTAGCAACATCTTTGGTGCTGCACTCTCTCTCACCTTAGCTTTTGGATTTATCATTTTTATTGAGGGTGTATTGGAGGTGATTGCAGCATTTGAAATGCGTCGAGATCCAAACTGGGGTTGGGTACTATTTAGCGGAATCATGGCTATTATTCTAGGGATTTTTATTCTCTATCAATGGCCTGTCAGCGCAGTTTGGGTATTGGGAGTATTTGTAGGGATTAATTTTTTGTTGACGGGTGTTTGGATGATCATGCTTTCATTAGCTTCTCGTAGTCTTCCTGACCATAGGGCAAGAGTTTAA